The bacterium genome includes a region encoding these proteins:
- a CDS encoding DUF547 domain-containing protein, whose translation MRFFFAAIAALGALFGGALPALAFDHTHAGFDAVLKEFREGDRVNYAKLKINPEALEAYREQLAAVTADEFAKFSASEQKAYWINAYNAYTIKSIVNAYPVPSIREIKGVWKERTWPAGGRQVTLDEIEHEILRPLGDPRVHAALNCASLGCPALFPEAFKAATLDAQLDEAARAWARDDKRNNVDAAEKKANVSKIFDWYGKDFVAKYYKEDRFPELDEEDGAAVGFLYEYADAADRNIIDAGIEDLDYIKYNWSLNDSM comes from the coding sequence ATGCGGTTCTTTTTCGCGGCGATCGCCGCCCTTGGCGCCCTATTTGGCGGCGCCCTTCCCGCTTTGGCCTTCGATCACACGCACGCCGGGTTTGACGCAGTCCTCAAGGAGTTTCGCGAGGGCGACCGCGTCAATTACGCCAAGCTCAAGATAAACCCCGAGGCGCTTGAGGCGTATCGCGAGCAGCTCGCGGCGGTCACGGCGGACGAGTTCGCGAAATTTTCCGCGAGCGAGCAGAAGGCGTATTGGATCAACGCCTACAACGCCTACACCATCAAGTCGATCGTCAATGCGTACCCGGTTCCGAGTATCCGGGAGATCAAGGGCGTCTGGAAGGAGCGCACGTGGCCGGCGGGCGGGCGGCAGGTGACGCTCGACGAGATCGAACACGAGATCCTGCGTCCTCTGGGCGATCCGCGCGTGCATGCGGCGCTGAATTGCGCGTCGCTCGGCTGCCCCGCGCTGTTTCCGGAGGCCTTCAAGGCGGCGACTCTGGACGCGCAACTCGACGAGGCGGCGCGCGCGTGGGCGCGGGACGACAAGCGCAACAATGTCGACGCCGCGGAAAAAAAGGCGAATGTGTCGAAGATTTTCGACTGGTACGGCAAGGACTTCGTCGCGAAATATTATAAGGAAGACCGTTTTCCGGAATTGGACGAGGAAGACGGCGCGGCGGTGGGCTTCCTGTACGAATACGCCGACGCCGCCGATCGGAATATCATCGACGCGGGCATCGAGGACTTGGATTACATCAAATACAACTGGAGCCTGAACGACTCGATGTAG
- the nrdR gene encoding transcriptional regulator NrdR, which yields MRCPYCQSLENRVMDSRFREDGNVVRRRRKCMKCKRRFTTYERVGDMHPLVIKKDGRREAFDRSKIQAGVHRACEKRPVSVEQMESLVDQIELQICDMGEREVDSKKIGDVVMRKLRDLDKVAYVRFASVYREFADPEDFMDELRKLVKEPAAAKAKTRNNKTPRRRTLDA from the coding sequence ATGCGTTGCCCGTATTGCCAGTCGCTCGAAAACCGCGTGATGGATTCGCGTTTCCGCGAGGACGGCAACGTCGTGCGCCGCCGCCGCAAATGCATGAAGTGCAAGCGCCGGTTCACGACCTACGAACGCGTCGGCGACATGCATCCCCTTGTCATCAAGAAGGACGGCCGGCGCGAGGCCTTCGATCGCTCGAAGATCCAGGCCGGCGTGCACCGCGCCTGCGAAAAGCGCCCCGTCTCCGTCGAGCAGATGGAATCGCTCGTCGATCAGATCGAGCTGCAGATCTGCGACATGGGCGAGCGCGAGGTGGACAGCAAGAAGATCGGCGACGTCGTCATGCGCAAGCTGCGCGATCTGGACAAGGTCGCCTACGTGCGTTTTGCTTCGGTCTATCGCGAATTCGCGGACCCCGAGGACTTCATGGACGAGCTGCGCAAGCTCGTCAAGGAGCCCGCGGCCGCGAAGGCGAAGACGCGAAACAACAAGACGCCCCGCCGACGCACGCTCGACGCGTAG
- the ribD gene encoding bifunctional diaminohydroxyphosphoribosylaminopyrimidine deaminase/5-amino-6-(5-phosphoribosylamino)uracil reductase RibD: protein MASELDIEALMRRALRLARKGEGFVHPNPLVGAVLVKNGRVIGEGCHMEVGKPHAEINAMSAAREAGHEIHGGSMFVTLEPCAHFGRTPPCVEALVEAGIAEVYVGMIDPNPRVSGRGLAYLRENRIRVTERILEGECAAINEAFTKYITVRRPYVTVKAAMTLDGKIATRTGKSRWISSPESLRFAHHLRHVNQAIMVGAGSVRQDDPRLTCRLPRGRVSHPIRLIVDGKLSIPEDAKVIAGDLPAKTIVITTNASDPDKRKRIEDRGNEVLVIEGGSNFHREACPERSRRGAKEAKDAQDDGNFHRKDAKDAKGGQDDKTIHRKDAKSAKDGHEAAGHIDLDRLMDTLGEMRIASLMIEGGSTLLSGALSAGIVDKLFLVVAPKIFGGANAPSVIGGEGVDDVDDALIVDDLKVTHLGVDLLIEGRPRRRLGG, encoded by the coding sequence ATGGCCTCCGAACTCGACATCGAAGCCCTGATGCGCCGCGCGCTGCGGCTGGCCCGCAAGGGCGAGGGATTCGTTCACCCCAATCCGCTCGTCGGCGCGGTGCTCGTCAAGAATGGCCGCGTCATCGGCGAAGGCTGCCACATGGAGGTGGGCAAGCCGCACGCGGAGATCAACGCCATGAGCGCCGCGCGCGAGGCGGGCCACGAGATCCACGGCGGCTCGATGTTCGTCACGCTCGAGCCGTGCGCGCATTTCGGGCGTACGCCGCCGTGCGTCGAGGCGCTGGTGGAGGCGGGCATCGCCGAGGTGTACGTCGGCATGATCGACCCCAACCCCCGCGTGTCCGGCCGCGGCCTCGCGTACCTGCGCGAAAACCGCATCCGCGTCACCGAACGCATCCTCGAAGGCGAGTGCGCCGCCATCAACGAGGCGTTCACGAAATACATCACCGTCCGTCGCCCGTACGTCACGGTGAAGGCGGCGATGACGCTCGACGGCAAGATCGCCACGCGCACCGGCAAGTCGCGCTGGATCAGCTCGCCGGAGTCGCTGCGTTTCGCGCATCATCTGAGGCACGTGAACCAGGCGATCATGGTCGGCGCGGGCTCCGTGCGCCAGGACGATCCGCGCCTCACCTGCCGCCTGCCGCGCGGGCGCGTCTCGCACCCGATCCGCCTGATCGTGGACGGCAAGCTCTCGATCCCCGAGGACGCGAAGGTGATCGCCGGCGACCTGCCCGCGAAAACGATCGTCATCACCACGAACGCGTCCGATCCGGACAAGCGAAAGCGTATCGAGGATCGGGGAAACGAAGTGCTGGTGATCGAGGGGGGCAGCAATTTTCACCGCGAAGCATGCCCTGAGCGCAGCCGAAGGGGCGCAAAGGAAGCGAAGGACGCGCAAGACGACGGAAACTTTCACCGCAAAGACGCGAAGGACGCGAAGGGCGGGCAAGACGATAAAACCATTCACCGCAAAGACGCGAAGAGCGCAAAGGACGGACACGAAGCTGCCGGACACATTGACCTTGACCGCCTTATGGACACGCTTGGCGAAATGCGCATCGCGAGCCTCATGATCGAGGGCGGCTCGACGCTGCTATCCGGCGCGCTTTCCGCGGGTATCGTCGACAAGCTGTTCCTCGTCGTCGCGCCCAAGATCTTCGGCGGCGCGAACGCGCCATCGGTCATCGGCGGCGAAGGCGTGGACGACGTCGACGACGCCCTCATCGTGGACGACCTCAAGGTCACGCATTTGGGCGTCGATTTGCTGATTGAGGGAAGGCCGAGGAGAAGGCTGGGAGGCTGA